In Podarcis muralis chromosome 7, rPodMur119.hap1.1, whole genome shotgun sequence, the genomic stretch tgtgcatgtaagtagcggttggtgtgtgtttttttccggtagatagtgtgtcctagggagccatcaggttttttgtagattaggacgtcaaggaagggaagttggttgttggcttctatttccatagtgaattgtattttggggtgtaggctgttgagatgtgtgaggaagctgtccagtttttccttcccgtgtggccaaattacaaaggtgtcgtcaacatatctgagccaaagtttaggtttgtgttctgacttgtctaaagcattggtttcaaagtgttccatgtacaggtttgcgatgaccggtgagaggggtgatcccataggtgctccttctatctgtttgtatctttgtccattgtggatgaagtacgtgttggttaggcagtggttggtcaggtccaagatgtattcggggggattgtatttgttttgaatggctgtcaaggcttcattaatgggcacttgtgtgaagagcactacagataaaattagcaaaatcctccataaacacaatatcaaaacagccttttgcgccaaccaaaaaatagccaatatcctcagaaaccccaaggataaaatccagttggaaaaccaaggggtctatgaaataccctgcaaagtctgcccagccacgtacattggacaaacaaacagacgaataaatgcacgtatcgcagaacacaagaatgccgtcaaaaaagaagaaaaaacttcctctcttttccaacacatgaaagaaacaggacacgaaattaattttgcagattccaaattgctctctaacatggaacatcaccacaagagaataatcatggaagccatcgagatagagaaacaccctcacaacatgaacaagcgtgacgacacatcccgcttgccagacatctggaaattagccctccccacaaaaactgacaccagatccagaggcacacagaacgccatcaccaatcaaccacaccagacccaaacccagaccctctccacagataaattacagacaccatccagtagccaaaccatggtggcacctccggatgctgcacccccctgcaatccctacacagatctggctggcacaggccacaaaaccacagctcgcccctatacacgaagccaagccagagcacaactaaatgcagtacagccatcttctcagaaaaactcttcacaaagttcaagaggtcaagacacaaaggctttagcaactaatccacacctaatgacccacctaagtggtactcaggatatcactcaagaaatcactcaagatatccctcaagcaatcaaggaacaaaagaagaaaaggcacactagcctgggaacttcctctctgcccagaacattggaggctatacaccacacctcctcaacagtatttataggaactcaaacactgagatcctgctctgttccagtaacaagaagccgaaagcaccagcctgaagatgacgagtgagacctcgtcgaaacgtcgcctagacaccccaacttttacacgggaagacacccgaggacaccaaaacctgcattcctgtacccgtgaaaatctacgaaagcaaatatatatatatatatatatataaatttcctATTTTTCAATTGAgataatattcatttaaacaaccttaaaatatcaatgacttcccttcttctctttccatggttcattttgcataacataaatccctgcatattttatataaactataccattcagtactccattattacatccatcaaaacttacatACACGGTTGAATTTATCTCATTGCtgtcaacgttttcaagtgtacacagtccgccccccccatatattcaataaacattttccaatcttctttaaacatacgttcttcttgttctcttattctatatgttgatAGATACATGTTTTAAGCAGATCAGTGAATCTTCCAAGGGCTCCGTGGTAGAGTTGCTGCTCTGCATGCAGCCCCCAGGTGGGGCTGGAAGAGACcatggagaggtgctgccagtacTGAACTCGATGGGCCAGTGGTCCGACTTGATGCGAGTCACTGTCCTATGTTCCTGTCTTAAGAGTGtgagtatatacagtggtaccttgggttacatacgcttcaggttacagattccgctaatgcagaaatagtaccttgggttaagaactttgcttcaggatgagaaaagaaatcgtgttccggtgatgcggcagcagtgggaggccctgctaaagtggtgcttcaggttaagaacagtttcaggttaagaacagatctccagaacaaattaagttcttaacccgaggtaccactgtactccaaagcCACCAGCTTTGGGAAGTGGCAGGGCACCCTCTGGCATGTGGGTGTCATTGGCAGCACATTCCCCAGTTAGTGGGCTCTGGGGGTCTTTCCAGGGATGTCTTGGGTTTgtgtgctgttgttgctttttctgctgtttttgattattattatttttatcttcctTTCCTGGGCTGTGTAAGCCTAGAACTTGGTGGCTGTCCCCctgaaatctgggactgtccctggaaaatagggagggtCTTAAAGGGGAGACCCCAACCCCTAGACGGGGGGTTTTGACTTCTAGGCAACAGCCGACAGTGGCCCTTCTGCTTAGTCCGTCATACAAGGCCTCTGCTCCTTCTCACAGAGGAAATGAATAAAAGTGTGGGAAGCTGTTGaaagagaagtacagtggtacctcgggttaagtacggtacttaattcgttccggaggtccgttcttaacctgaaactgttcttaacctgaagcgccactttagctaatggggcctcccgctgccgccggagcatgatttctgttcttatcctgaatcaaagttcttaacccaaggtaatatttctgggctaacggagtctgtaacctgaagcgtatgtaacctgaagcgtatgtgacccgaggtactactgtattacaGCTAACAGTGGGGGGGCAAGGGGATGTTTCCAAATGGAGGGGTTCTGTCTTAAGTGTTGCTGCCCCATCAGGGCAAGGAAGGCTGACCAAGCTCATTTGAACCTTTCACTCAGGTAAACAAGAAGAGGACCCACTCCCGTGCCCTTAAGGAGGGTTTTGCTCAGGGAGCCGGCTTTAGGCAACAGGAGGAACCTCACACCCCCTTCCTTTGAATCAGgaagccccctccccctttctttacCAGGGACCCAAGCAAGGACCACCCCCCACCACCCCAATTCTCCTCCTTACCCGTTATTTCATGGCGAGACATGGGCAGAGTCCCAGTGCCAACATCCAGGGGGAGTTTGGAGTCCCGGCAGGGTCAGGTGTGCTGTgaggaagcacacacacccccaggaCTGCTGAAGATGGAGCGAGAAGGAATGCAGAAAGCTGTCGCATGTCAGGTGGCAAGACAGGTTTGACGGCAGTGGATTCCCCAGGCGCAAGAGGAGGCTTCGCTCTTGGCCAGGGCTCCGGAGCCAAAGGCTGGGAGGGCAGGAACAGGTTGCAGCAGAAAGGTTCCTGAGATCCAGGAGAATGGAAAAATAGGGTTGCTATGTTTTCTGGATGAGGAGGGCCCTGGGAATCCAAGGAGCTGGTAAGACCGAGGTGAAACTgcagctcccttgttatttttgctgttgGGTGTTGATGTAATGGTGTAACAGCGTTGGAATGTTGTTCTATTTTTTCTTGTGTTCTTTTATTCCCTTATAATGACATTGCTTTCTGCATTGCTTgattttgaaatgcattttttggggttgtaagccgctttgagcaaTGATGTGTGTAGTAAAGTGGCATACAAGTAAATTTATGAATGAATGGTTAGCCATGCTTCCGTTTCTCCGAGCGACACAACACACACAAGAACATTAAAGAACCATCTCCAAGCATCACAGATGGATTGCATCCATAATCCATGATAAtcaatgttgttttaaaaagtcacaaAAGAAGGAAATCAAGGATGTGCCTGTGTCATCAACAGTTAAAATGTCATAGCTGCCCTTTTTCAGGTGCCCGGGGAAATATATTTCAGACTCCTCCTGCTGTTGTGAGGTGGGGGCTTCAAGCTCCTTGCAGTGGTTCTCTTTTAAGGTTGTCCTGCAGTGTCGTCCCCCACCCACCAGTAACTTGTAGATAAATAATAACAGATtcctttatttatattatttatttaattattaataaAATTTGTACAGCACCCTTCAtattgtagatctcagggcagttcaaaacATACAAATGCAAGATTATATATAAACACGTTAAACATAATAAAAACGAGAGCAAAATTTCCAGAGAGGCGGCATCTTAAAAAGACATGCAGAATCTGCTCAGGGCTGTGTCCACAGGTGACCTGTCTGCCCAAAGGCTGCTCAGTGGCGCGACTGAGGCAGGGGCGGGTCACAAGCCCAGCAGAAGGCCCACCCTTCATTTTAACCGAGTTCTTCACGTTCTGCTAATTTCTTTTGAAACAAATATTATGTTCAAGCCCTGATGCGCCAGATCTTTTCTCCTTATGAGTCCAGTGGAGGGGAATTTGAAGGCAGAAAATTTGAAGACCCGCAGTGACCTCACTGGAGATCTCAGCCATGCCACAGAAACCATGGCTGTACGCCACAGTGTGGCTTCAGAAGGGAATGTGCATGTTCAGGGGGAGGCAGGATTAGTGCTGGAGACCATCAGCTGGGGGGGAGCGGGGCTATTCACACACAGCCTGAGGCTTCGTCCCAGGGGTATCTACCTGGATACGAAGTGCTGGATCTTGTGAGGCAGCTTCTTTGCCCTTAGTGACCTGCCTGGAGTGGACCCCATGATGGCTGAGAGGGATGTCCAGCAGTGGCCTCTCCACACCCGGACACCTTTACAGCTGCTCCATCCGAAAGCGTCCACTTTTGATGAGGGTGGGAGGGCTAGGATGgctgagagaggaggaaaaaagagaTTGATGGCTTGGAAATCCTCCCAGGTGCCTCAGGACCCCTCGGTGTGGCTGTGCCAGGCACTTGGGCAggtctgggggcgggggggggggtgcccctcAAGGCTCAGCAGGGTTGGAAATAAAAGTCCACCACATGAGAAGGCCCTGGGAGCTGCGTGAGGCCCAGAGGTTCGTTGGCCCTGGAAGAGGTGCACAGGAACCAGCCAGGATGGGCCGCCGACTCAAACCGCCAAGCCCCGTCTTTGTTAGAGGAGAAGAAGGTGAAGCGGCTGGACTCCTTCCTGCCGCCTTTGGGCAGATCTGTGATGTTGACGGTCTGcggagaaggagaaaaggaagcgatctggtgagggagggaggcaggcagctgACCCCTGTCTGCTTTGGGCTAGCGTCCCCTTGACTAGTGAGAGGCAAGAGAGGGTTCCTAAGGAagacagaacataagaagaacctgctggatcaggaccatgTCCCTCGTGGCCCAGCATCGAGTTCTCGCACAGGCCAACCAGATGGCCCAATTggaggcccacaagcaggattcgaatgcAAGagtcctgtggcttccagcaactagtaattcagaagcatttttgcctccaactgtggaggcagagcagacctatcatggctagtagcccttaataataataataataataataataatttatttataccccgcccatctggctgagtttccccagccactctgggcggcttctaatcaagtgttaaaaacaatacagcataaaatattaaaaacttccctaaacagggctgccttcagatgtcttttaaaaataagatagctacttatttccttcgcatctgaagggagggcgttccacagggcgggcgccaccaccgagaaggccctctgcctggttccctgtaacctcgcttctcagagggagggaaccgccagaaggccctcggagctggtctgagctgaacaatggaggtggagacgctccttcaggtatacaggaccgaggccgtttagggctttaaaggtcagcaccaacactttgaattgtgctcggaaacgtactgggagccaatgcagatctctctgcACCGGTGtcatgtggtcccggcggccactcccagtcaccagtctagctgccgcaatgGCCCGCTCCTCCATgtaaagcaggcacccccaaactcagccctccagatgttttgggactacagttcccatcatccctgaccaatggtcctgttagctagggatggtgggagttgtagtcccaaaaacatctggagggccgagtttggggatgcctgatgtaAAGGCATGGATTTGTCAGGTAGCAGCTACCCAGACTTTCCAAGGCCAGCCTGCCGCTGAAGGGTAGAGTCCTTCCTGCTCCCGCCACCCCTCCCTGGCTCTCTGCTCTTAAGCTGGCACGTGACTGTTGGAGGATTTATGGTGAGGCTTCATGGCCCCTCCACGAGCACATCCTATGGGGATGCCAAactgcctctcctctcctcacctCAAGCTGCAGCGCAGGCCAGGCGCcggcagagcaggccaggcacctcTTCCCGTCCTGAATGCTCAAGATGATGGAGAACTTCTCGTGGTCAAAGGCCCGGTTGTGAATCCAGTAGATCTTCTCTAGGGATGGGAAAGAGTAGGTGAGAGAGTCTGTTGGCATCCTGTGGGGAATCCCATTAGAGAGGCTGGAGGTGTGAGGGCATTCCCAGGGGTCATACTGATGGGTGATGTCAGGGTTAGGGGCTCAGTAGCAGTcagaggagggacgcgggtggcgctgtgggttaaaccacagagcctaggacttgccgatcagaaggtcggcggttcgaatccccgcgacggggtgagctcctgttgctcggtccctgctcctgccaacgtagcagtttgaaagcacgtcaaagtgcaagtagataaataggtaccactctggcgggaaagtaaatggcatttccgtgcgctgttctggttcgccagaagcggcttagtcatactggccacatgacccggaagctggacgtcGGCTCCTtcagcaaataaagcgagatgagcgccgcaaccccagagtcgatcacaactggacctaatggtcaggggtccctttaccttttagcagtCAGAGGACGAGGGCGTGGTCTACCCTTGCCTCTTTTGCTGAcctggagggaggtgggggggacgACCTTCAAGCCCAGGATGCTGGTGGCCTTGCATACGCAACCTGCCCCTAGCTTAGAGGGCCACAACCAGGGAAAAGAAGGGTGTCCAGTTTCCTTTCCCGGCGACTGATGCCAAGACACGGGAGCCCATAAGAGAAATCCAGAGCTGAGGATCGAGGTAGAAGTTGGGGATGGCAGAAGCGGTGAAGAGGCAGAACAAGAGTGTGagaatgagcaggagaaagtCTGCAGGAGAGGGAAGCGATGGTGGAGGCAGGAGCACATAGTGGTGCACACATGGGcacgcacacaaacaaacaaacacgttcTGTGGCATGCAAGCAATCGAGGGCAGCACCAACGCAGAAGGAAAAGAACAGGCTGTGCTGATGGAAGGAGAAATTTGCAGGCCTCCCTTTGAGATATCATAGAATTTAAACGGACCCCACTGATTCaagcccctgcaaagcaggaatcacagttatGTTCCAGGCTCCCCAAGTGGTCCAACCCCAGGTCCTGTCTGCCCAGTGGGAAGGAAGCATTGGTTGTGTCCACAATATGGGTCACATCCAACCCATGAGGAATAGTTCTTCTCCCACCAGCCTATAAGCTTCAGGAAAGCAAAACTCTGCAGACTCACCTTCCAGGGCAGAATCAGGGCCTTGCAGGTATCCAGCTACCAGCTCATTGTTCTGGAGGTAGAGGGACTTCTGGTTGACATCCCAGATTCTGAAAACAAACAAGGCTGCCTTTACAAGAAaaatctttcccttttctctcacCTGCCACAAACCTGTTAGTCTAATCCTCAGCATTATCCAGATCTTTTGGTGTGCATGCGTGCAAAGAGGACCGAGCTGCCTCAGAACTGACCAATCAGCATGGACACCTCATTGCCCATACCTGGTTCCACAGCCTGCCATTTACAAAACCCACCAGCACTGGCAATGCCAAAGACCCTGGCCAGGGCGATGCTTGTCCCTTTCTAGGCAGAGTGGCAGCGGTTCATCACCCCCAGCAACCCCTTTCACGCATCAGGCTTGCCTCCCCAACCCCTTGTACTGGCAGCATTGCCAGGCAACCTCAAACTCGCCAGAAGAAAATCAGATGCAAAACTGGACTGAAAAGAAACACCTTGCATTCCTAATGTGATAAAATAGAGCTGTATTCTTGCATTGGGCAGTGTGAACGGGGAGGGAAGGTGTGTTGTCAGTCCATCCCATGAGAGGAGAGATTCCCTTTCACACTCTTCGCTAGCTGCAAGACTCAATATTCATCTACTTTGATGAGAAGCTTGTTTGGTCTTAAGAGCGACACCTGATTCCAGGCAAAAAAGCAGAAATCGGGCATTGTCAAATGTGCAGGATCTGCTGTTTCTATCCAGTTTGCGAAGGCTGGAACAGCCTTGACTAGGGACAGAGTTTTTTGGTGGGCACAGAAGTTTCTATATTCTCACAAGCATCCAGTTagcaccctctccctcccaggTTACATTTGCCACTTACGAAGAAGCACCCACTCTGCCATGGAAACCACCTGTACACAATTGGGCCCAGGGCACTTACCTGGACCTGAAGACGGCTGCCTGGGCAAAGACCTTCTTCTCCCCATCTGGACAGAGAacagaaaggaggaagaggaggatgtgaCTTCTAGGGTATTTGTGTGACTCCATTCTAAATCAGGCATTACCAGGTAGCTCTGCTTGACCAGTGAGGCTGATCCCTTTTTATAGATCCCTTGACAACCAGTGGGTGGGAATGTACATGATTGCTAGACACTGTAATTAATTCTGTGGTCGGGTCCCAGGATTTCCAGCAGCTCTTTTGCATGTTGCAATTCATGTCGCAACTTTGGACGCTGAAACTAAAGTTCCCTAAAATGACAGCTGAAGCTCCTTCCTCTTGCTACGTGCAAAGGGGAGGAAAGAGTAACACATAAACGGAGTGGCAAGAAACCCTGACGCATTTTTAAATTATGCCCATAGCAGGGAATACAGATATTCCAAATGCTTCACTcttcaaaagaaagcaaagactCAATTCCTCGATAAGAGCTGTAGCCAGCAACCGCATTTGAGCAGAGCATTATCTCAAATCTCAAAACAACAGCTGGTCTCTGTTTAAAATAGGCTCACCgacggtcccagcttctgcactCCGCTACCCAACCACCCTGTTCCGGCATTTCCGCTTACAGAATGAACCAATTCACCACAAGGCGAGCATGAGAAGCAGTTGGTCTTGCTCCCTTGACTTGGTGTCTTGCAAATGACCAAAGTTAGAAAAGAGGCAACACTCGAGTGCACTAAAGCACGCCATACTGTACCAGCAAAGTTGGAGGGTTCCTGCTCCTGCTGGTCACACATGGTTTCAATCCTGGTGCCTGGGTGGCCTTGTGGGCCTCACCCCAGCTATTTATGGAGCACTTTTAGGAGGCGTGGCCAGGCTTGGGATGGTGTCGACAGAAAAGTGTAATCACGAAATATGCAAGAGATAATTGCATCTTGAGACAAAGCTCTCTCGAATCATTCCCCAAACCTTGAGTGGCCCTTTGCAGTGTTGCTCAATTATGCTTCTTGTCAATTTTGCACCCCTCCAGCTCTGTAACCTTTATGGGGGGGAATTGCCCAGATCACCTAAATCCAGCAGTGGAGGAGTTGCCTGCTGTTCATGGTAGAGCTTGATGAGGCTGTTTTAGGGAGTGTCAGAAAGGGGGTATTCCGTCCCTGCTCTGAACTGCTCTGCTATTTTTATCTGTATCTCCTTCTATGCTTGCAAGAAATATTTCTTTGGCATCTCCCAGTGTGATGGTTGTCCCTTGCTCTGTGTATGGTTGTAGGGGGGCTGGTGCCAGCTGAGTGTGTTTGGGACATAATAAGATATTACAGAGACCAATAAGATATTATAGACAAAtgcctaaagggctgtcacacgaaAGATGGAGCAAACCTGTTCTGGAGGGTgagactcgaaccaatggattcaagttacaagaaaggaaattccaactaagcattaggaagaactttctgccagTAAGAGCTATCAGTGGAacggtggtggactttccttcctgcGAGGTTTGTAGCAGAGCTTGGCCatttgttatggatgctttagttgagattcctgcattgcacaattCTGATTCTGAACTTGGGGTCCTTGGGAGGAATCAGCAGCTTCATGTGGGCTTGTTTACAGCATCATGCTCTGTTGGCACTTTTTGTGTACATCCATCTATGACTGGCTGTGTGTGGTGGGCAGTGTGCATTGACTGGGTGACTAAGGACACAGTGTGCATCACTGAGTCCCCTCGGCCAGGCTTGGACTCTCTGGCAGTACTAGACCACTTCCAAAATACAGCTATTGTTTAAGCTTTCGTTAGTTTGATATATAAATGACTGAAGCAAGGTCTGTTTACCCAGGACAGCTTGTCTCAAGTGAAGAGGAAGCTGCTATTCTGAGAAAAAAGGAACTTCAGATTGGCTTACGTTGAAAGGGTACATGATGCTTACTCATAGACCAGCACCGTGTAGGAAATGGTCTCCTATGGACACAAACTGAGGTATGAGGAAATGAGATCATTTCCAATAAGACTTGTCCATATTCAGGAACGCATGGCTGCAAGATGTTGTGCAACGCATGTCCAGCCCCCATGAAAAAATTATGCACGTCTGTGGTCACTTTTGGTGTGTGTCACCAGCTGAACACGATCCAGCAGTGGTTATGCTAATCGTGTTAACAGAAACGGAGGCTTTTAGATAACAGGAAGCAACCAGTCCTACTCAATTCCACATTGCTCTGGCCACCTTCTGAGTGCCACGTTACAAGAGCCTACTGGGTCCACTGCAgcatgtacagaggagggcagccaggagAGTGAGGGGGGTGGCTAGAAAACCAGGCGGAATGGTTGGAAGGAGCCAGCTTCGCCTTAACCTGgagaatcaaaacaaaaaaaattccttccagtagcaccttaaagaccaactaagttagttcttggtatgagctttcgtgtgcatgcacacttctggagAAACTggagaatcaaagaattgtagagctggaacgcACTGGCTcaacctcctgcattgcaggaaataCTGCCGGAGAAGCCCCGATTAGCAGAAGACAGCGGTGTTCAAATGCCGGAATATCCCGGTATGCGTGCCTGGTGGGGAATGTGTGTTCCCCGCCCCCACTCCAACATTTAAATATTCTGGGATTCCATGTTATTTTTCTGCTAGTAAATGATCAGTAAACTCCAACGCAGCTGCGCCTCTCGCTCAGTCCTGCTCAGGCGGAAGGGCAGCAGGAGGAAATGCCGGAccagatgcatagctgtcaacttttcccattttttaagggaaattcccttattccgaataggattcctcgccagaaaaagggaaagttgacagctatgacc encodes the following:
- the LOC114602722 gene encoding interleukin-1 receptor antagonist protein-like isoform X1 — encoded protein: MESHKYPRSHILLFLLSVLCPDGEKKVFAQAAVFRSRIWDVNQKSLYLQNNELVAGYLQGPDSALEEKIYWIHNRAFDHEKFSIILSIQDGKRCLACSAGAWPALQLETVNITDLPKGGRKESSRFTFFSSNKDGAWRFESAAHPGWFLCTSSRANEPLGLTQLPGPSHVVDFYFQPC
- the LOC114602722 gene encoding interleukin-1 receptor antagonist protein-like isoform X2; this encodes MCDQQEQEPSNFADGEKKVFAQAAVFRSRIWDVNQKSLYLQNNELVAGYLQGPDSALEEKIYWIHNRAFDHEKFSIILSIQDGKRCLACSAGAWPALQLETVNITDLPKGGRKESSRFTFFSSNKDGAWRFESAAHPGWFLCTSSRANEPLGLTQLPGPSHVVDFYFQPC
- the LOC114602722 gene encoding interleukin-1 receptor antagonist protein-like isoform X3; its protein translation is MRRGGKQRRSDGEKKVFAQAAVFRSRIWDVNQKSLYLQNNELVAGYLQGPDSALEEKIYWIHNRAFDHEKFSIILSIQDGKRCLACSAGAWPALQLETVNITDLPKGGRKESSRFTFFSSNKDGAWRFESAAHPGWFLCTSSRANEPLGLTQLPGPSHVVDFYFQPC